Proteins from a single region of Hordeum vulgare subsp. vulgare chromosome 6H, MorexV3_pseudomolecules_assembly, whole genome shotgun sequence:
- the LOC123401815 gene encoding beta-D-xylosidase 3-like gives MASSLRHCALLASLLCAVSVAVTSVSGGGSGLGPITTNGRNYTKVCDPARFAALGLEMAGFRYCDASLPYADRVPDLVGRLTLEEKVRNLGDRAEGAARVGLPPYLWWGEALHGVSDTGPGGTRFGDVVPGATSFPLVINSAAAFNETLWGAIGGAVSTEIRAMYNLGHAELTYWSPNINVVRDPRWGRASETPGEDPFVVGRYAVSFVRAMQDIDGAGPGAGADPFARPIKVSSCCKHYAAYDVDAWLTADRLTFDAQVEERDMIETFERPFEMCVRDGDASCVMCSYNRINGVPACANARLLSETVRGEWQLHGYIVSDCDSVRVMVRDAKWLGYNGVEATAAAMKAGLDLDCGMFWEGAQDFFTAFGLDAVRQGKLRESEVDNALRNLYLTLMRLGFFDGIPELESLGANDVCTEEHKELAADAARQGMVLIKNDHGRLPLDTSKVNSLSLVGLLQHINATDVMLGDYRGKPCRVVTPYDAIRKVVSATSMQVCDHGACSTAANGKTVDATIVIAGLNMSVEKEGNDREDLLLPWNQTNWINAVAEASPYPIILVIISAGGVDVSFAQNNPKIGAIVWAGYPGEEGGTAIADVLFGKYNPGGRLPLTWYKNEYISKIPMTSMALRPVADKGYPGRTYKFYGGPEVLYPFGHGLSYSNFSYASDTTGASVTVRVGAWESCKQLTRKPGTTAPLACPAVNVAGHGCKEEVSFSLTVANRGSRDGAHVVMVYTVPPAEVDDAPLKQLVAFRRVFVPAGAAVQVPFTLNVCKAFAIVEETAYTVVPSGVSTVLVGDDALSFSFSVKIELAV, from the exons ATGGCGTCTTCGCTTCGCCATTGCGCGCTCTTGGCCTCGCTCCTCTGTGCCGTTTCCGTCGCGGTCACTTCTGTCTCCGGCGGCGGCTCCGGGCTCGGCCCGATCACCACCAATGGCCGGAACTACACCAAGGTCTGCGACCCGGCCCGGTTCgcggccttgggtcttgaaatggCGGGTTTCCGGTACTGCGACGCGTCCCTGCCATACGCCGACCGGGTGCCGGACCTCGTCGGCCGGCTCACGCTGGAGGAGAAGGTGCGCAACCTCGGCGACCGCGCCGAGGGCGCGGCACGCGTCGGGCTGCCGCCGTACCTGTGGTGGGGGGAGGCCCTGCACGGCGTGTCGGACACCGGGCCCGGCGGCACCCGGTTCGGCGACGTGGTTCCCGGCGCCACCAGCTTCCCGCTCGTCATCAACAGCGCCGCGGCGTTCAACGAGACGCTGTGGGGAGCCATCGGCGGCGCCGTGTCCACCGAGATCAGGGCCATGTACAACCTGGGCCACGCCGAGCTCACGTACTGGAGCCCCAATATCAACGTCGTGCGCGACCCGCGGTGGGGCCGCGCCAGCGAGACGCCCGGCGAGGACCCCTTCGTCGTCGGCCGGTACGCCGTCAGCTTCGTCCGCGCAATGCAGGACATCGACGGCGCTGGTCCCGGTGCCGGTGCCGACCCTTTCGCCCGGCCCATCAAGGTCTCCAGCTGCTGCAAGCACTACGCCGCCTACGACGTGGACGCATGGCTCACCGCCGACCGCCTCACGTTCGACGCGCAGGTGGAGGAGCGCGACATGATCGAGACGTTCGAGCGGCCGTTCGAGATGTGCGTGAGGGACGGGGACGCGAGCTGCGTCATGTGCTCCTACAACCGTATCAACGGCGTCCCCGCCTGCGCCAACGCGCGGCTCCTGTCGGAGACCGTCCGCGGCGAGTGGCAGCTCCACGGGTACATCGTGTCCGACTGCGACTCGGTGCGCGTCATGGTCAGGGACGCCAAGTGGCTCGGGTACAACGGCGTGGAGGCCACCGCCGCGGCCATGAAGGCAGGGCTGGACCTCGACTGCGGTATGTTCTGGGAGGGCGCGCAGGACTTCTTCACCGCCTTCGGCCTCGACGCCGTGCGGCAGGGGAAGCTGCGGGAGTCCGAGGTCGACAACGCGCTGCGGAACCTCTACCTCACCCTGATGAGGCTCGGCTTCTTCGACGGCATTCCGGAGTTGGAGTCCCTCGGCGCCAACGACGTCTGCACGGAGGAGCACAAGGagctggccgccgacgcggcgagGCAGGGCATGGTGCTCATCAAGAACGATCACGGCCGGCTGCCATTGGACACCAGCAAGGTTAATTCGTTGTCACTGGTTGGCCTTCTGCAACACATCAACGCCACGGATGTCATGCTGGGAGACTACAGAG GCAAACCATGCAGAGTTGTGACGCCATACGATGCGATAAGGAAGGTTGTCAGCGCCACGTCGATGCAGGTGTGCGACCACGGCGCGTGCAGCACGGCCGCCAATGGGAAAACCGTGGACGCGACCATCGTCATCGCCGGCCTCAACATGAGCGTGGAGAAGGAGGGGAACGACAGGGAGGATCTCCTCCTGCCGTGGAATCAGACTAACTGGATCAACGCAGTCGCCGAAGCCTCGCCGTACCCAATCATCCTGGTGATCATTTCCGCCGGCGGCGTCGACGTCTCCTTCGCGCAGAACAACCCCAAGATCGGGGCCATCGTCTGGGCCGGGTaccccggcgaggaaggaggcacGGCCATCGCCGACGTGCTCTTCGGAAAATACAATCCAG GGGGGAGGCTGCCGCTAACGTGGTACAAGAACGAGTACATCAGCAAGATCCCGATGACGTCCATGGCGCTGCGGCCGGTCGCCGACAAGGGGTACCCTGGCAGGACCTACAAGTTCTACGGCGGGCCGGAAGTGCTCTACCCGTTCGGCCACGGCCTCAGCTACAGCAACTTCAGCTACGCATCCGACACCACCGGGGCTTCGGTCACAGTCCGGGTTGGCGCATGGGAGTCTTGCAAGCAGCTCACCCGCAAGCCGGGGACGACGGCCCCGCTGGCCTGCCCGGCCGTCAACGTCGCCGGGCACGGGTGCAAAGAGGAGGTAAGCTTCAGTCTGACCGTGGCCAACCGTGGCAGCAGGGACGGCGCACACGTCGTGATGGTCTACACGGTGCCGCCGGCCGAGGTGGACGACGCGCCGCTGAAGCAGTTGGTGGCGTTCCGGAGGGTGTTCGTGCCCGCGGGAGCCGCCGTCCAAGTGCCGTTCACGCTCAACGTGTGCAAGGCGTTCGCCATCGTCGAGGAGACGGCGTACACCGTCGTGCCGTCGGGCGTCAGCACGGTCCTGGTCGGAGACGATGCGCTGTCATTCTCCTTCTCCGTGAAGATCGAGCTGGCTGTATAG